Proteins encoded in a region of the Balaenoptera ricei isolate mBalRic1 chromosome 19, mBalRic1.hap2, whole genome shotgun sequence genome:
- the LOC132354036 gene encoding LOW QUALITY PROTEIN: zinc finger protein 154-like (The sequence of the model RefSeq protein was modified relative to this genomic sequence to represent the inferred CDS: inserted 2 bases in 2 codons), translating to MCSECAQSFSYSSILTQQQSVHPGERSYECTECGKSFTDRSGLHYHQRVHTGGTPYECNECRKSFTYSKDLHYHQRVYEGDRPYECSACRKSFTARSGLHDHKRVHTGERPYECSECGKSFTCSTGLHYHQKIHNGERPYGCNECGKXFTARSGLRCHQRVHTGERPYECSECGKSFTCSTGLHYHQKIHNGERPYGCNECGKXFTARSGLRCHQRVHTGEWPYECNECGKSITFSSGLCCHQKVHTGETPCKSNECGKSFSKKSTFF from the exons ATGTGCAGTGAATGTGCACAATCTTTTAGCTATAGCTCCATCCTTACTCAACAACAGAGTGTTCACCCTGGAGAAAGGTCTTATGAGTGCACTGAATGTGGGAAGTCTTTTACTGATAGGTCTGGCCTCCATTATCATCAGAGAGTTCACACTGGAGGAACGCCTTATGAGTGCAATGAATGCAGGAAGTCTTTTACCTATAGCAAAGACCTCCATTATCATCAGAGAGTTTACGAAGGAGAtaggccttatgagtgcagtgcATGTCGGAAATCTTTTACTGCTAGGTCTGGCCTCCATGATCATAAGAGAGTTcatactggagaaaggccttatgagtgcagtgaatgtggaaagTCTTTTACCTGTAGCACTGGCCTCCATTATCATCAGAAGATTCACAATGGAGAACGGCCTTATGggtgtaatgaatgtggga tctttaCTGCTAGGTCTGGCCTCCGTTGTCATCagagagttcacactggagaaaggccttatgaatgcagtgaatgtggaaaGTCTTTTACCTGTAGCACTGGCCTCCATTATCATCAGAAGATTCACAATGGAGAACGGCCTTATGggtgtaatgaatgtggga tctttaCTGCTAGGTCTGGCCTCCGTTGTCATCagagagttcacactggagaaTGGCCTTATGAGTgcaatgaatgtgggaaatctaTCACCTTCAGCTCCGGACTTTGCTGTCATCAGAAAGTTCACACTGGTGAAACACCTTGTAAgagtaatgaatgtgggaaatccttcAGCAAAAAATCTACTTTCTTTTAA